One stretch of Candidatus Neomarinimicrobiota bacterium DNA includes these proteins:
- a CDS encoding DUF2203 domain-containing protein, whose protein sequence is MSRSGDDKLFTVNDASKLLPQLSTIIDEFRDRRDTFFKLNRELNELREVVGNEAYRSEELSNKERILVATSKELENLLDEVSKQGCMLKDVEHGLVDFISIFRGKKVFLCWQQGEEEISWYHDIQSGFTGRKKISDPDEFKDTLS, encoded by the coding sequence ATGAGCCGCTCCGGAGACGACAAACTGTTTACAGTTAATGATGCGAGTAAGCTGCTGCCGCAGCTCTCTACGATCATCGACGAATTTAGAGATAGAAGGGATACTTTTTTTAAACTCAATCGAGAACTAAATGAACTAAGAGAAGTTGTTGGTAATGAAGCATATAGGAGTGAAGAGCTATCAAATAAAGAAAGAATTTTAGTGGCGACTTCAAAAGAGTTAGAAAACCTCCTCGACGAGGTTTCCAAACAGGGTTGCATGCTCAAAGACGTTGAACACGGTTTGGTAGATTTCATTTCAATATTTAGAGGGAAAAAAGTATTTCTCTGCTGGCAGCAAGGTGAAGAGGAGATATCATGGTATCACGATATTCAGTCAGGATTTACCGGAAGAAAAAAGATAAGTGATCCTGACGAATTCAAAGATACGCTATCATGA
- a CDS encoding MBL fold metallo-hydrolase codes for MQLGRYKITPIECGYLGLDGGSMFGVVPKTLWEKTNPSDESNRIKLAMRAMLIQGDGKNIIIDCGAGHKLSEKFSDIYALDYSSASLKSSLEKSGLEPDEITDVVLTHLHFDHTGGATRNNGDGAVVATFPKATYYVHEVQWETALNPSPRDKASYLSENYEVLLSNNQLTFIKTEGELFKDIEGIVVNGHTPGQVLLKIIGGDDVMLYCADLFPTSSHIPLPYIMAYDLTPLETMKEKERVLDQAVRENWIMFYEHDPYRVATRAIKDEKGFRAGEEVTI; via the coding sequence TAGAGTGCGGTTACTTAGGCCTCGATGGAGGATCGATGTTCGGAGTTGTCCCAAAGACATTGTGGGAGAAAACGAATCCATCGGACGAATCGAACAGGATCAAACTCGCAATGCGCGCCATGTTGATTCAGGGAGACGGGAAAAACATAATCATAGACTGCGGCGCCGGGCATAAATTAAGCGAGAAATTCAGCGATATCTATGCTCTTGATTATTCGAGTGCCTCTCTGAAATCCTCTCTCGAAAAATCGGGATTGGAACCTGATGAGATCACCGACGTTGTCCTCACTCATCTGCATTTTGATCACACCGGCGGCGCAACCCGGAATAACGGCGACGGCGCTGTCGTAGCTACATTTCCAAAAGCTACTTATTACGTACATGAAGTACAGTGGGAGACGGCTCTTAATCCCTCCCCGAGGGACAAAGCGAGTTATTTAAGCGAAAACTACGAAGTCCTGCTGTCAAACAATCAACTGACATTTATTAAAACCGAGGGAGAACTGTTCAAAGATATTGAAGGAATAGTTGTAAACGGCCACACGCCCGGGCAGGTTTTGCTCAAGATAATAGGAGGAGACGACGTGATGTTATATTGTGCGGATCTGTTTCCGACATCGTCACACATTCCTCTTCCATATATTATGGCTTATGATCTTACTCCGCTTGAGACTATGAAAGAAAAAGAGAGAGTCCTGGATCAGGCTGTAAGGGAGAACTGGATCATGTTCTATGAACACGATCCGTACCGTGTGGCTACGAGAGCAATAAAAGACGAAAAAGGTTTTCGGGCAGGCGAGGAGGTGACAATATGA